A stretch of the Syntrophorhabdaceae bacterium genome encodes the following:
- a CDS encoding alpha/beta hydrolase, with amino-acid sequence MNVETYGNGIPIVFIHGAGGSTLSWLAQKAHFEKLNRVVLVDLPGHGRSGGDSSASIEACAEAVAGALEDSACGPAYIAGHSMGGAIAMRLALSHPEVVKGLILIGTGARLKVYPEILEGILRDKGGTARTILDTAFSDTVPAALKDKVFAEYMKNDARTIFNDFTACDGFNVMGDIGAITVPTLVVCGMADRFTPPGYSRYLAENIAGAHLELIQNTGHMAMIEKPAAVNEAIERFMNQAGK; translated from the coding sequence ATGAACGTAGAGACATACGGAAACGGCATTCCCATTGTTTTCATCCATGGCGCGGGAGGTTCGACCCTGTCATGGCTTGCGCAGAAGGCACATTTCGAGAAGCTGAACAGGGTGGTCCTCGTTGACCTTCCGGGTCACGGCAGGTCCGGCGGCGATTCGTCAGCCTCCATAGAGGCCTGCGCGGAGGCGGTGGCAGGCGCTCTTGAAGACTCTGCCTGCGGCCCGGCATATATAGCCGGTCATTCCATGGGCGGCGCCATTGCGATGCGCCTCGCCCTGTCCCATCCAGAGGTCGTGAAAGGACTCATCCTCATCGGGACGGGCGCAAGGCTCAAGGTCTATCCAGAGATACTCGAAGGCATCCTCAGGGACAAGGGGGGAACGGCACGGACGATCCTCGACACGGCTTTCTCCGACACGGTGCCCGCGGCACTCAAGGACAAGGTCTTCGCGGAGTATATGAAGAACGACGCCCGGACCATCTTCAACGACTTCACCGCCTGCGACGGGTTCAATGTCATGGGCGACATCGGGGCGATCACGGTCCCGACCCTTGTCGTCTGCGGCATGGCCGACCGTTTCACACCCCCCGGGTACTCGCGCTATCTCGCCGAGAACATAGCCGGGGCACATCTCGAACTTATTCAGAACACCGGCCACATGGCAATGATCGAAAAGCCGGCCGCGGTAAATGAAGCAATCGAAAGATTCATGAACCAGGCAGGAAAGTAG
- a CDS encoding MBL fold metallo-hydrolase translates to MKVFFWGARGSLPAAANTLNLGQKIFEALKRSRGRTLSRDDDIREFVEKELPFSVAGFYGANTSCVEITGGTEHVICDAGTGIRDLSRNLWATGTDGADVRPRIFNIFISHLHWDHIQGFPFFMQSYAEGNRIVVHGCHPYMKRAFLYQHKLANIRLPFKADIRFHRLEPGRQYDIAGFCVQPISQNHPGDSYGYRFQLQGKSVVYSTDCEHFEEVSEDDYRFVDFFRGADVLIIDAQYPLLDALSVKENWGHSNNMVAVELGVRAGVKRLCLFHSEPTVDDMALEAFLDGTRRYLEIYDPESSMTVDLAYDGMEIEV, encoded by the coding sequence GTGAAAGTGTTCTTCTGGGGGGCGCGGGGGTCGCTGCCCGCGGCAGCGAATACGTTGAACCTGGGGCAGAAGATATTCGAGGCCTTGAAAAGGTCACGGGGGAGGACATTATCCCGTGACGATGATATCCGTGAATTTGTGGAGAAAGAACTGCCCTTCTCCGTGGCGGGTTTCTATGGCGCGAACACATCATGTGTTGAGATAACGGGCGGAACGGAGCATGTGATCTGCGATGCCGGGACGGGGATCAGAGACCTCTCCCGCAACCTTTGGGCAACCGGCACGGACGGCGCTGACGTCAGGCCGCGCATCTTCAATATCTTCATCTCCCATCTCCACTGGGACCATATCCAGGGTTTTCCTTTCTTCATGCAGAGCTATGCCGAAGGCAACAGGATCGTCGTCCACGGGTGCCATCCTTATATGAAGAGGGCCTTTCTGTACCAGCACAAGCTTGCCAACATCCGCCTTCCCTTCAAGGCCGATATCCGCTTTCACAGACTTGAGCCGGGCAGGCAGTACGATATTGCCGGTTTTTGTGTGCAACCGATATCGCAGAACCATCCCGGTGATTCATACGGGTATCGTTTTCAGCTCCAGGGTAAGAGTGTTGTCTATTCCACCGACTGTGAGCACTTTGAAGAGGTATCGGAGGACGATTACCGGTTCGTAGATTTCTTCCGCGGCGCCGACGTCCTCATCATCGACGCCCAGTATCCCTTGCTCGACGCCCTTTCCGTGAAGGAGAACTGGGGCCATTCGAACAACATGGTCGCCGTCGAACTGGGCGTGAGGGCAGGGGTCAAACGTCTGTGCCTCTTTCACAGTGAACCCACCGTCGATGACATGGCCCTCGAGGCTTTCCTCGATGGCACCAGGCGCTACCTCGAGATCTACGACCCCGAAAGCAGCATGACCGTAGACCTGGCGTACGACGGGATGGAGATAGAGGTCTGA
- the gpmA gene encoding 2,3-diphosphoglycerate-dependent phosphoglycerate mutase: MTRIVLLRHGESQWNLENRFTGWTDIDLSDKGTEEARQAGRLLREAGFVFDIAFTSVLTRAIRTLWVVLEELDRMWIPERKSWRLNERHYGALQGLNKAETAVQYGEEQVRLWRRSYDVPPPPLERKDKRFCGNDPRYDALAPEELPVSESLKDTAARVIPYWEGTIVPVLARGARIIVSAHGNSLRSLVKHLDNVPDEDIPALEIPTGKPLVYEFSENLKPTRHYYL, encoded by the coding sequence ATGACACGGATAGTTTTACTGCGGCACGGAGAGAGTCAATGGAACCTGGAAAACAGATTCACGGGCTGGACCGACATCGATCTCTCCGACAAGGGGACCGAGGAGGCGCGGCAGGCCGGACGCTTATTGAGAGAGGCCGGGTTCGTCTTCGACATAGCCTTCACATCGGTGCTGACAAGGGCCATAAGGACCCTCTGGGTCGTCCTTGAGGAACTTGACCGAATGTGGATACCCGAGCGCAAATCCTGGAGACTCAACGAACGCCACTACGGAGCCCTGCAGGGCCTGAACAAGGCGGAGACCGCCGTTCAGTACGGCGAAGAGCAGGTCCGCCTGTGGCGCCGCAGCTACGATGTTCCACCCCCGCCGCTGGAGCGAAAAGACAAGCGCTTTTGCGGCAATGACCCCCGGTACGACGCCCTCGCCCCCGAAGAGCTGCCCGTTTCCGAAAGCTTGAAAGACACGGCTGCACGGGTCATCCCCTACTGGGAAGGGACCATCGTCCCCGTTCTTGCACGGGGCGCCAGAATCATCGTTTCCGCGCATGGCAACAGCCTGCGTTCCCTCGTCAAACATCTCGACAACGTGCCCGACGAGGACATCCCCGCGCTGGAGATACCCACAGGCAAACCCCTCGTCTACGAGTTCTCAGAGAACCTGAAACCCACAAGACACTACTACCTGTGA
- a CDS encoding TraB/GumN family protein encodes MKTTLRRSLPVILILFFCLLAAPALSGAQGQRHFLWRATTDTATVYLLGSVHFMKKEAYPLSPVIEAAFTRSDTIAVEADINDIGEGTFSKLRSTGFYGTDDSIANHVSRETYTYITAEAARLGFPVAALNRQRPWFLAMTMSSIELMRAGYNPHYGIDKYFLTRAAGRKKIVELESLDYQIDLLAGLPDTEQESFLLYALKDLGSLVRQADILMTAWRTGDSARIAAILERSVGNDKDRQAVYRKIMTERNRNMAKKIALHLASPGTVFVVVGAGHLVGDTGIVELLRKEGFTVEQL; translated from the coding sequence ATGAAAACAACTCTCCGTCGATCCCTGCCCGTTATTCTCATCCTCTTTTTTTGCCTTCTTGCCGCACCGGCCCTCTCCGGAGCCCAAGGGCAAAGGCATTTTCTCTGGCGGGCCACGACGGACACCGCGACGGTCTACCTTCTCGGTTCCGTTCACTTCATGAAGAAAGAGGCCTATCCCTTAAGCCCGGTCATTGAAGCCGCCTTCACGAGGTCCGACACAATAGCCGTCGAGGCCGACATCAATGACATAGGAGAAGGGACCTTCTCAAAACTTCGCTCCACAGGCTTCTATGGCACCGATGACTCCATCGCCAACCACGTGTCTCGCGAAACATACACCTATATCACTGCCGAGGCCGCACGGCTGGGATTCCCCGTGGCGGCCCTCAACCGGCAGAGGCCGTGGTTCCTCGCGATGACGATGTCTTCGATAGAGCTGATGCGGGCTGGTTACAACCCCCATTACGGCATCGACAAGTACTTTCTGACAAGGGCGGCGGGCCGTAAGAAGATAGTGGAGCTGGAAAGTCTCGACTACCAGATCGACCTTCTGGCGGGACTCCCCGACACCGAACAGGAATCCTTTCTTCTCTATGCCCTGAAAGACCTTGGTTCCCTCGTGCGGCAGGCCGACATCCTGATGACCGCCTGGAGAACGGGCGACAGCGCGCGGATCGCCGCGATCCTTGAGAGATCGGTGGGCAACGACAAAGACCGACAGGCCGTCTATCGCAAGATCATGACCGAACGGAACAGAAACATGGCAAAGAAGATCGCCCTTCACCTCGCGTCACCGGGGACCGTCTTCGTGGTAGTGGGCGCGGGACACCTCGTAGGCGACACGGGGATAGTGGAGCTTCTGAGAAAGGAAGGGTTCACGGTGGAGCAACTATAA
- a CDS encoding M48 family metallopeptidase has product MRHFDAHFFDGKTSLARPVTVNFDGVTLVPGNEMESGGMRVPIRDCSIDPALGRTKRSIRLPGGALLQTHDHEAVRILERSLGTNRSWNLVHFLESHWKTVVFCMACLVVVLFALVYYAIPRVSSRVALAIPPEVTASASRNTLKMFDARLLKPTGLTASRQAEISGIFRNVAHRVDPDGAAGYSLEFRTGRKIGANAFALPSGVVIVTDELISLSESDDELASIFAHEVAHVKGRHAMRSILQSTGIVFLISLLTGDITSITSFAAFLPTLLIENGYSREFEREADRAAGSFLLAGGKGTAPFRKMLEKLDASQPSALKLGVFSTHPETEGRVKYLRTLEEASGSGPK; this is encoded by the coding sequence ATGAGACACTTCGACGCCCATTTTTTCGACGGAAAAACATCCCTTGCCCGGCCCGTCACCGTCAATTTCGACGGGGTCACGCTTGTTCCTGGCAACGAGATGGAAAGCGGCGGCATGAGGGTGCCCATCAGGGATTGTTCCATCGACCCGGCTCTTGGAAGGACTAAACGGTCCATCCGCCTGCCCGGGGGCGCGCTATTGCAGACGCACGATCACGAAGCGGTGAGGATACTCGAGCGCAGCCTGGGCACAAATCGTTCCTGGAATTTGGTCCATTTCCTCGAGTCCCATTGGAAGACGGTGGTCTTCTGCATGGCATGCCTTGTGGTTGTCCTCTTCGCGCTCGTCTATTACGCCATTCCCCGCGTGTCGAGCCGGGTCGCCCTCGCCATCCCGCCGGAGGTCACCGCCTCCGCGAGCAGGAACACCCTCAAGATGTTCGACGCTCGTCTCCTGAAACCCACCGGATTGACCGCCTCGCGGCAGGCTGAGATATCGGGCATCTTCAGGAACGTCGCCCACCGTGTCGATCCCGACGGTGCGGCAGGCTACAGCCTGGAATTCCGCACGGGGAGAAAGATCGGCGCCAACGCCTTTGCGCTCCCCTCCGGTGTGGTCATCGTCACCGACGAGCTCATTTCCCTGTCCGAAAGTGATGACGAGCTTGCCTCCATCTTCGCACACGAGGTCGCCCATGTGAAAGGCCGCCATGCTATGCGAAGTATCCTGCAAAGCACGGGCATTGTCTTCCTCATCTCCCTCCTTACCGGGGATATCACATCGATAACCAGTTTCGCCGCCTTCCTTCCCACCCTGCTCATCGAAAACGGCTATTCACGTGAATTCGAGAGGGAAGCCGACCGCGCGGCCGGGTCCTTTCTCCTTGCCGGCGGCAAGGGAACCGCCCCTTTCCGGAAGATGCTGGAAAAGCTCGATGCCAGCCAGCCCAGCGCACTCAAACTCGGCGTTTTCTCCACCCACCCCGAGACCGAAGGGCGCGTCAAATACCTCAGGACACTGGAAGAGGCGTCAGGGAGCGGGCCGAAATAG
- a CDS encoding YjgN family protein, giving the protein MGWIVCNRCDYPMEDTSSIGRPLYCLKCGAPLMVTADTAAARLSGTPAAVERYAFQFTATAGEYFRIWIVNLFLTVVTLGVYAAWAKVRNRRYIWASTNLDGHPFTFHGNPSAILRGNMIIAAMFVAYIGMKRFEPAFAGILFLVFTAVFPFLVYKSLRFNAHNTSYRNIRFHFRGGLGESFETYLLFAGIVPFTLFIFFPAWQFYKKRFFFNNLAYGTTASAFSGRKGPFYRAYFLASVLGVAVFIALSSLAAYGVHRLSTGSPGGWGPLSFLYSVFFTYLLAATIFYVLQAIVYSMTMNHCWARTRLGEVQFASTLKARRLLFIRITNMAAIFCSLGLLIPWAKIRRTRYILEHLTVVTARGLDDFADLAASDTTAVGDAATDFVGIEIGL; this is encoded by the coding sequence TTGGGCTGGATAGTATGCAACAGATGCGATTACCCGATGGAGGATACATCGTCGATCGGCAGGCCCCTGTACTGCCTGAAATGCGGGGCCCCTTTGATGGTCACCGCGGACACCGCGGCGGCTCGCCTCAGTGGGACTCCGGCGGCCGTGGAAAGGTATGCCTTCCAATTCACCGCCACGGCGGGAGAGTATTTCAGGATCTGGATCGTAAATCTCTTTCTCACCGTCGTCACCCTGGGGGTATACGCCGCCTGGGCGAAGGTGCGAAACCGACGGTACATCTGGGCCAGTACCAACCTCGACGGGCACCCCTTCACCTTTCATGGCAATCCCTCGGCCATCCTGAGAGGAAACATGATCATAGCCGCCATGTTCGTCGCCTACATCGGGATGAAACGGTTCGAACCTGCTTTTGCAGGCATCCTCTTCCTTGTTTTCACCGCCGTCTTTCCCTTTCTTGTCTACAAATCGCTTCGCTTCAACGCGCACAACACCTCATACAGGAACATCCGCTTTCACTTCCGCGGGGGCCTCGGGGAAAGCTTCGAGACGTACCTTCTCTTTGCCGGCATCGTTCCCTTCACTCTCTTCATCTTCTTCCCGGCCTGGCAATTCTATAAAAAAAGGTTCTTCTTCAACAACCTGGCATACGGCACGACGGCGAGCGCCTTCTCGGGGCGCAAGGGACCCTTCTACAGGGCCTACTTCCTCGCATCCGTTCTCGGGGTTGCCGTCTTTATTGCGCTGAGCTCCCTTGCCGCCTACGGCGTCCACCGGCTCTCGACGGGATCCCCGGGTGGGTGGGGGCCGCTGTCCTTCCTCTATTCCGTTTTCTTTACCTACCTCCTGGCGGCGACCATTTTCTACGTCCTCCAGGCCATCGTCTACTCTATGACGATGAACCACTGCTGGGCCAGGACTCGGCTGGGAGAGGTTCAATTCGCAAGTACCCTGAAGGCCCGCAGGCTTCTCTTCATACGGATCACCAACATGGCGGCCATCTTCTGCTCATTGGGACTTCTCATCCCCTGGGCAAAGATACGCCGCACCCGGTACATTCTGGAACATCTCACCGTCGTCACTGCCCGGGGCCTCGATGATTTTGCCGACCTGGCCGCCTCGGACACAACCGCCGTCGGCGATGCGGCGACGGATTTCGTGGGTATAGAGATAGGTCTATGA
- a CDS encoding methyl-accepting chemotaxis protein — MKSFLQNLSITKKVFVSPVVAAVLMVVLGVAFYILFPGSASPVILAVLGAAVVVVLASGYCMAQLVRAPVKDISESFEGLSQGDLTKRLDSSPGNEFGAMGKSFNTFVERFSDALSGVADRSGQISFAVNTLDATAGQMARGADVVLTEITSVATASEEMSATATEITNNCIAAAKSSEIANNSAVTGENIIQEIIRSMGRIDERVKESALIIHKLGERSDQIGEIAGIINDIAEQTNLLALNAAIEAARAGEHGRGFAVVADEVRKLAERTTGATKQIGDTIQTMQDEMKNAVVSMEGGVKEVEIGNNETAKSGNALKEILNQINALASQINQIAVASEEQSATTNEINNNIQKISKIMDAAAKNIAENADASSNLSNLSVELNKLANQFKLQDRNGSEKSTVTKEEVVLFVEKAADYLKSSSDRKKVYMEMSDPHGRFVKGDLYIFVNTIEGITQAHGQNPKLVGKEMHELKDADGKFFIKEITDVAKTKGKGWVDYKWINPVTGKILEKTTYCQLVGDVYLGCGIYK; from the coding sequence GTGAAATCATTTCTGCAGAATCTCAGCATTACCAAAAAAGTGTTTGTTTCACCTGTTGTGGCGGCCGTCTTGATGGTGGTCCTGGGTGTTGCTTTCTATATTCTCTTTCCCGGTTCCGCCAGCCCTGTGATCCTGGCTGTTCTCGGCGCCGCAGTGGTGGTTGTTCTCGCATCGGGGTATTGCATGGCTCAACTTGTCCGTGCACCGGTGAAGGATATTTCAGAGTCCTTCGAGGGTCTTTCGCAGGGCGACCTTACAAAACGGCTGGATAGCTCACCCGGCAACGAGTTCGGCGCCATGGGAAAAAGTTTCAATACCTTTGTGGAGCGCTTCAGTGATGCCCTCTCCGGGGTCGCGGACAGGAGCGGGCAGATATCCTTTGCCGTCAATACCCTGGACGCCACCGCAGGCCAGATGGCAAGGGGCGCCGACGTGGTCCTGACAGAGATCACCTCCGTCGCTACGGCCAGTGAGGAGATGTCGGCAACGGCGACGGAGATAACCAACAACTGCATCGCAGCGGCAAAAAGTTCCGAGATCGCCAACAATTCGGCGGTAACCGGCGAGAACATCATCCAGGAGATCATCCGGAGTATGGGCCGCATCGACGAGCGCGTCAAGGAATCGGCCCTCATTATCCACAAGCTGGGGGAACGCTCCGATCAGATCGGTGAGATCGCCGGCATCATCAACGACATCGCCGAGCAGACGAACCTTCTCGCTCTCAATGCCGCCATTGAGGCGGCCAGGGCAGGCGAGCACGGCCGGGGGTTCGCCGTTGTCGCCGACGAGGTTCGCAAACTGGCCGAGAGGACTACGGGTGCCACGAAGCAGATCGGCGATACGATACAGACGATGCAGGACGAGATGAAGAATGCTGTCGTCTCCATGGAAGGCGGAGTGAAAGAGGTCGAGATAGGCAATAACGAAACGGCGAAATCGGGCAATGCTCTCAAGGAGATACTGAACCAGATCAATGCCCTGGCATCGCAAATAAACCAGATAGCCGTGGCATCGGAAGAGCAGAGCGCCACAACGAACGAGATCAACAATAACATCCAGAAGATATCGAAGATCATGGACGCAGCGGCGAAGAACATCGCCGAGAATGCGGATGCCTCCTCAAACCTGTCCAACCTGTCGGTGGAACTCAACAAGCTTGCCAACCAGTTCAAGCTTCAGGACCGCAACGGTTCTGAAAAGAGCACCGTCACCAAAGAAGAGGTCGTGCTTTTTGTCGAAAAGGCCGCGGACTATCTCAAGAGCTCAAGTGACAGGAAAAAGGTCTACATGGAGATGAGCGATCCCCACGGCCGATTCGTGAAGGGAGACCTCTACATATTCGTGAATACCATCGAAGGCATCACTCAAGCCCATGGACAGAACCCGAAGCTGGTCGGCAAGGAGATGCACGAACTGAAGGACGCGGACGGCAAATTCTTCATAAAAGAGATCACCGATGTGGCGAAGACGAAAGGCAAGGGCTGGGTCGATTACAAGTGGATAAACCCCGTCACGGGCAAGATCCTGGAAAAGACCACCTATTGCCAGCTGGTGGGCGACGTATACCTGGGGTGCGGGATATACAAGTGA
- a CDS encoding CHAT domain-containing protein, producing MNNDKTKLPFFAPFVMVSLVTIFFLSFTVSFASNLLDGDRERSFNELMEGYESGAGRFWSVFGDNKDKIDGPVLDKALHHAAAKRDDTLVGLVLEGARIKGDQKALVSLMLDAADYFLSTCRYDEALKLYDASMPLARNLENPLLLAKAYEGNGDISFYSGNPTNALMMYKKAADLYTRGGSLPGQGVVARKMGDVLIQTGDNGQAATVLEKAMSILKSAGDPIEEGNAYRSFGNLAMRQRDHKTALSFFELALARYTAAGFSNGEADIRRAFGETALRTGDNEKAGENYSKALALYDKTGSLIGQGYARKGLADIAFFSGKNDEAGGLYKKALESFTAAGYPLGQADVLRRMGQLNLRTGYMTAARGSYEEALPIYRKVREPVGQADVYKGLGDIGYYGRNFSKALEMYDRALPYYVHAGEPLGQGNVHRATGDIYFYAGDYARAMEYYEKALSLYIKANSPMGQANTYRTIGETYVRLKKTDHALAMFNSAMALYKKTNEPIGQGDIYKTLGEIYLRKGNRMGALDMFREALGYLTTAHSVIDQGHAYQGIGDVFLSAGDLDKSLENYDTALELYRQMQDKESEAFILLKKAGLFGRKEDVRESMRLYEAGLAKLEQVRTQAVFPDMKKSYMEKVYGHYEDAAVFMLDNNENEKAFYYIEAMKARVFLDQLAEARVDLEKGIDPAVKKERDSLEAELFVMERKLAEESRKETPDKEVMERSKKEFSVIQEKLDALRRDIRYKNPLYASVQYPEPIEVKALQEKVLRDGEVLAQYFLSKKGVYCLLVKKKEFNVIKLPVSHGDLISRVKEFLGNMRGHQQKEPFREDLAWGLYDMLVRPLEPFLGESTLIVAPQGILAYLPFEALRTEEGGRKIFMVEKYPVKYIQSGTVLAVLRSQYERDGYGGGFVGFGDPVYDYTAYTSERSVAADKNVQDKNDPSGGKGSGNGAPGTTPGAAFMKYNYLRAGGTLTRLEGSGEEIEGIRKIHEEHGSPARSFLRIDAREENARSAEIGQYAFIHFSTHGILEPGFQAIALSQIPGDKEDGFLTLGEIMNSRFNARLVVLSACETGLGEMSYSEGVTGLTRAVMYAGSAAALVSLWNVADEGTRDLMIRFYEGMINKGMTKTDALRAAKIQLLSDTEKDGFSHPFFWSAFVMYGE from the coding sequence ATGAACAACGACAAAACGAAGCTTCCATTTTTCGCTCCCTTCGTGATGGTATCCCTTGTCACGATATTCTTCCTCTCCTTCACAGTTTCCTTCGCATCGAACTTACTGGACGGCGACCGGGAAAGGTCCTTCAATGAGCTTATGGAAGGCTACGAGTCCGGGGCGGGCCGCTTCTGGAGCGTCTTCGGCGACAACAAGGACAAGATCGACGGGCCCGTTCTCGATAAGGCGCTCCACCACGCGGCGGCAAAACGGGACGATACCCTTGTAGGCCTCGTCCTTGAAGGGGCCCGCATAAAGGGTGACCAGAAGGCATTGGTCTCTCTCATGCTTGACGCAGCCGATTACTTTCTTTCCACATGCCGGTATGACGAGGCGTTGAAACTCTACGATGCTTCCATGCCGTTGGCCCGAAACCTGGAAAACCCTCTCTTACTGGCAAAGGCGTATGAAGGCAACGGCGATATCTCCTTTTATTCCGGGAATCCGACGAACGCCCTCATGATGTACAAGAAGGCCGCCGATCTTTACACCAGGGGCGGGTCACTGCCAGGTCAGGGCGTTGTTGCGCGCAAGATGGGAGACGTGCTGATACAGACGGGAGATAACGGGCAGGCCGCGACGGTGCTGGAGAAAGCCATGAGCATTCTCAAAAGCGCCGGGGACCCCATCGAGGAAGGAAACGCCTATCGCAGTTTCGGAAATCTTGCGATGAGACAGCGTGACCACAAAACGGCCCTGAGCTTCTTTGAACTTGCCCTGGCGCGGTATACGGCCGCCGGCTTCAGCAATGGCGAGGCCGATATCCGCCGGGCTTTCGGCGAAACGGCGCTCAGGACGGGAGATAACGAAAAGGCAGGCGAAAACTACTCAAAGGCGCTTGCCCTCTATGACAAAACGGGATCTCTTATCGGCCAGGGTTACGCCAGGAAGGGCCTTGCCGATATCGCTTTCTTTTCCGGCAAAAATGATGAGGCCGGCGGACTTTACAAGAAGGCCCTTGAAAGCTTTACGGCGGCAGGATATCCCCTGGGGCAGGCCGATGTCCTCAGAAGGATGGGCCAGCTGAACCTTCGCACAGGTTACATGACAGCGGCGCGTGGATCATACGAGGAAGCACTCCCCATATACAGGAAGGTCAGAGAGCCGGTGGGGCAGGCTGATGTATACAAGGGACTCGGCGACATCGGTTATTACGGCAGGAATTTTTCGAAGGCCCTCGAGATGTACGACAGGGCGCTGCCTTACTATGTCCATGCCGGAGAACCCCTCGGACAGGGCAACGTTCACCGTGCCACGGGTGATATCTATTTTTACGCCGGCGACTATGCAAGGGCCATGGAATACTACGAGAAGGCCCTCTCCCTCTATATAAAGGCAAATTCCCCCATGGGTCAGGCAAATACCTACCGCACCATCGGCGAGACCTATGTGAGACTCAAGAAGACCGATCATGCGCTTGCGATGTTCAACTCCGCCATGGCACTGTACAAAAAGACGAACGAGCCCATCGGGCAGGGGGACATCTACAAGACCCTGGGCGAGATCTACCTCCGGAAGGGCAACAGGATGGGGGCTCTCGACATGTTCCGGGAGGCCCTGGGCTACCTCACAACAGCACATTCCGTTATAGACCAGGGGCACGCATATCAGGGCATCGGCGATGTCTTTCTGTCGGCAGGTGATCTGGACAAGTCTCTCGAGAACTATGATACCGCCCTCGAACTTTACCGCCAGATGCAGGACAAGGAATCGGAAGCCTTCATCCTTCTCAAGAAAGCAGGCCTGTTCGGCCGGAAGGAGGATGTAAGGGAATCCATGAGGCTCTATGAAGCGGGTCTTGCCAAGTTGGAACAGGTGCGGACCCAGGCCGTGTTCCCGGACATGAAGAAGAGCTACATGGAAAAGGTTTACGGCCACTATGAGGACGCGGCCGTCTTCATGCTCGACAACAACGAGAATGAGAAGGCCTTTTACTACATCGAGGCCATGAAGGCCCGCGTATTCCTCGACCAGCTCGCGGAGGCCCGCGTCGATCTTGAGAAAGGCATCGATCCAGCCGTAAAAAAGGAACGGGACTCCCTGGAAGCGGAACTCTTCGTCATGGAAAGGAAGCTCGCGGAAGAATCCCGAAAGGAAACACCGGACAAGGAGGTCATGGAGAGATCGAAAAAGGAATTCTCCGTCATCCAGGAAAAACTTGACGCCCTGAGGCGGGACATACGGTACAAAAATCCTCTCTATGCCTCCGTCCAATACCCGGAGCCCATCGAGGTGAAAGCTCTCCAGGAAAAGGTCCTCAGGGACGGCGAGGTCCTCGCCCAGTACTTCCTCTCGAAAAAGGGTGTCTACTGCCTCCTCGTGAAGAAGAAGGAATTCAACGTCATAAAACTCCCCGTCAGTCACGGAGACCTCATTTCCAGAGTAAAGGAATTTCTCGGCAATATGAGGGGTCATCAGCAGAAGGAACCTTTCCGTGAAGACCTTGCCTGGGGCCTCTATGACATGCTGGTGAGGCCACTTGAGCCCTTTTTGGGCGAGAGCACGCTCATCGTCGCACCCCAGGGGATCCTTGCATATCTTCCCTTTGAGGCGCTCAGGACCGAGGAGGGCGGCAGGAAGATCTTCATGGTCGAGAAGTATCCCGTCAAGTATATCCAGTCGGGAACGGTCCTCGCGGTACTGCGCAGCCAGTATGAGCGCGACGGGTACGGCGGCGGCTTTGTCGGTTTCGGTGATCCCGTCTATGATTACACAGCGTATACGTCGGAACGTTCGGTCGCGGCGGACAAGAATGTGCAGGACAAGAATGACCCTTCCGGGGGCAAAGGCAGCGGGAATGGTGCCCCCGGCACGACCCCCGGCGCGGCATTCATGAAGTACAATTACCTGCGGGCCGGAGGGACCCTTACAAGGCTGGAAGGCAGCGGTGAAGAGATAGAGGGTATCCGTAAGATACATGAAGAGCATGGCAGTCCCGCCCGCTCCTTCCTCAGGATCGACGCCCGGGAAGAGAATGCCAGATCAGCCGAAATTGGCCAGTATGCCTTTATTCATTTTTCGACCCACGGCATCCTCGAGCCGGGGTTCCAGGCGATAGCATTGAGCCAGATACCGGGCGACAAGGAAGATGGGTTCCTCACCCTCGGGGAGATCATGAACAGCCGCTTCAACGCGCGTCTTGTGGTTTTATCGGCCTGCGAGACCGGTCTGGGCGAGATGAGCTATTCCGAAGGAGTTACGGGGCTTACAAGGGCCGTCATGTACGCCGGCAGCGCCGCTGCGCTCGTAAGTCTCTGGAATGTCGCCGATGAAGGTACAAGAGACCTGATGATCCGGTTCTATGAGGGCATGATCAACAAGGGTATGACAAAGACCGACGCCCTCCGTGCCGCAAAGATCCAGCTCCTGTCGGATACGGAAAAGGACGGTTTCTCCCACCCCTTCTTCTGGTCGGCATTTGTGATGTATGGGGAATGA